Proteins encoded together in one Carya illinoinensis cultivar Pawnee chromosome 3, C.illinoinensisPawnee_v1, whole genome shotgun sequence window:
- the LOC122305477 gene encoding putative receptor like protein 25 — MTMTNKGIALFYEKVQDLFKAIDISSNRFGGEIPESIGNLRGLHLLNLSNNVLTGHIPQSLANLTELESLDLSENNLSGEIPQQLTQLTFLGFFNVSNNLLTGPIPQGNQFGTFGNNSFEGNSELCGRPLSKDCEDSNALPTPPSISIDQSQESGSAFEFGWKVIVVGYAFGLVVGVTIGHIVITRKRDWFMNIFGIKQLAR; from the coding sequence ATGACAATGACAAATAAGGGAATCGCTCTCTTTTACGAGAAGGTCCAAGACTTATTCAAAGCCATTGATATCTCGAGCAACAGATTTGGTGGAGAAATTCCAGAATCCATCGGAAATTTAAGGGGGCTTCATTTGCTCAATCTTTCGAATAATGTTCTCACGGGCCACATCCCACAATCATTAGCAAATCTTACAGAGTTGGAATCATTAGACCTTTCTGAAAACAACTTGTCTGGAGAGATCCCACAGCAACTAACACAACTCACCTTCTTGGGATTTTTCAATGTTTCAAACAATCTTCTCACAGGACCTATACCACAAGGGAACCAGTTTGGTACATTTGGAAACAATTCATTTGAGGGGAATTCAGAGTTATGTGGGAGACCTCTCTCAAAGGACTGTGAGGATTCTAATGCTTTGCCAACACCTCCTTCAATCTCTATAGATCAAAGTCAAGAATCGGGATCTGCATTTGAATTTGGTTGGAAAGTTATTGTGGTAGGTTATGCATTTGGACTAGTTGTTGGAGTGACCATTGGGCATATTGTGATTACAAGAAAACGTGATTGGTTCATGAACATCTTTGGAATAAAGCAGCTGGCAAGATGA
- the LOC122304993 gene encoding receptor-like protein 6: MGLSLFPFMLIRLLSFFSLVHILMLAYASSFTEILCRDDESAALLQFKESFVIINQSKSHDPSAYPKVSSWTLEGDNRDCCLWDAVECDEDTGHVTGLDLSSGRLYGSLAPNSSLFRLVHLQSLNLAYNHFNYSQIPSQVSNLSTLAYLNLSASMFSGQIPLQISQLSNLSSLDLSDNHDLYSGKQLLKLESGLISLVGNLTRLQRLHLNYVNISSVVPRILASLSSLTSIHLQYCGLQGNIPVGIFKLPNLKVLDVAYNEGLTGYLSEFTWSSPLEVLNLAYTSFLGEIPTSIGNLGSLNKLDLRSCNFSGFIPSSLGNLTSLIYLEISNNSFVGKIPSSIGNLIQLSVLDLFINQLIGRIPFELGNLTQLSYLSLGYNLLEGEIPFPLMNLTKLTSLELGNNNLQGRIPDSIFNLKNLKRLDLASNTFSGSVEFGKFVKLKYLTILRLSNNQLSVEDASANASLPKFQLLGLSSCNLNKFPDFVKNKDRLVCLDLSYNKIHGMVPEWIWDTSKLSLEFLCLSNNFITSLGQHPMPLPWTRLRGLDLRSNLLQGSLPIPPATISHYYISNNSLTGNISELTCILTSIRVLDLAKNNLSGSLPRCMQNFGASLLVIDLERNKFRGSIPQTWTQGTELRIINFRQNRFQGQLPRSLVKCMRLEVADFNNKLHDLFPSWLENLPNLKVLNLRSNVQLPWSDRSFESWL, encoded by the coding sequence ATGGGTTTATCGCTTTTCCCGTTCATGTTAATTCGTTTGCTTTCATTTTTCTCGCTGGTGCATATACTTATGCTCGCTTATGCTTCTTCTTTCACGGAAATCCTTTGCCGGGATGATGAGAGTGCAGCCTTGCTGCAATTCAAGGAAAGCTTTGTCATCATTAATCAATCCAAATCTCACGATCCTTCTGCTTATCCAAAGGTCTCCTCTTGGACACTGGAAGGAGACAATCGTGATTGCTGCTTATGGGATGCAGTTGAGTGCGATGAAGACACAGGTCATGTCACTGGCCTCGACCTCAGTAGCGGTCGTCTCTATGGTTCTCTTGCTCCCAACAGCAGCCTTTTCCGCCTTGTTCACCTTCAAAGCCTTAATCTCGCCTACAATCACTTTAACTACTCCCAAATCCCGTCCCAGGTAAGTAATCTTTCAACACTCGCGTATCTCAATCTCTCTGCTTCTATGTTTTCGGGTCAAATTCCATtacaaatttcacaattatCAAACTTGTCATCCCTTGATCTGTCCGACAACCATGATCTCTATTCTGGAAAACAGCTTTTGAAACTCGAGTCTGGCCTAATAAGCCTAGTTGGAAATTTGACTCGCCTACAAAGGCTTCATTTAAACTATGTGAACATAAGCTCTGTGGTGCCTCGTATCTTGGCAAGTTTGTCATCTTTGACGTCCATCCATCTTCAATATTGTGGATTGCAAGGAAATATTCCAGTGGGCATATTTAAGCTACCAAATTTGAAGGTTCTTGATGTGGCTTACAATGAAGGTCTCACTGGTTATTTGTCTGAGTTCACATGGAGTAGCCCCCTTGAGGTTTTGAACCTCGCATACACAAGTTTTTTAGGTGAGATACCCACTTCAATAGGAAACCTGGGCTCCCTGAATAAGTTGGATTTGCGGAGTTGCAACTTTTCGGGGTTCATTCCCTCTTCCCTCGGTAACCTCACAAGCCTCATTTATCTTGAGATTTCAAATAATTCTTTCGTGGGTAAGATCCCATCATCAATTGGAAACCTCATCCAACTCTCCGTTCTAGATCTCTTCATCAATCAATTGATAGGTCGAATCCCGTTTGAACTTGGAAATCTAACACAACTAAGTTACCTTTCTCTAGGCTATAACCTACTTGAGGGAGAAATTCCTTTCCCTCTAATGAATCTCACGAAGTTAACTTCATTAGAACTTGGGAACAACAACCTTCAAGGTCGAATTCCAGATTCAATCTTTAATCTCAAGAATCTTAAACGCCTTGATCTTGCTAGTAACACCTTTAGTGGCAGTGTGGAGTTTGGCAAGTTTGTTAAGCTCAAATATTTAACTATTTTGCGTCTGTCGAATAATCAATTATCCGTAGAAGATGCCAGTGCCAATGCGAGTCTGCCGAAGTTCCAGCTTTTGGGATTATCTTCGTGCAACTTGAACAAGTTTCCAGATTTCGTAAAAAATAAAGATCGATTAGTGTGTTTAGATCTGTCCTACAACAAAATCCATGGCATGGTACCGGAATGGATCTGGGACACGAGCAAATTGAGTCTTGAGTTTCTTTGCCTTTCGAACAACTTTATAACAAGCTTGGGTCAACATCCAATGCCTCTTCCATGGACTCGTCTTCGTGGTTTGGACCTCAGGTCTAATTTGCTTCAAGGGTCACTTCCCATTCCACCAGCCACCATTTCTCATTATTATATTTCAAACAACTCACTGACTGGAAATATTTCGGAATTGACTTGCATTCTCACTTCTATTCGAGTCCTTGATTTGGCAAAAAACAACTTGAGTGGTTCACTTCCTAGATGTATGCAAAACTTTGGTGCTTCTCTCTTAGTGATTGACCTGGAAAGGAACAAATTTCGAGGAAGCATTCCACAAACATGGACACAAGGAACCGAGTTAAGGATAATCAATTTCAGACAGAACAGATTCCAAGGACAGTTACCAAGATCGTTGGTCAAGTGTATGAGGTTGGAGGTTGCTGACTTCAACAATAAATTGCATGATTTATTTCCCTCTTGGTTGGAAAATCTTCCAAATCTAAAGGTTCTCAATTTGCGCTCAAACGTACAACTTCCATGGTCAGATAGGAGCTTCGAAAGCTGGCTATAA